In Uranotaenia lowii strain MFRU-FL chromosome 2, ASM2978415v1, whole genome shotgun sequence, one genomic interval encodes:
- the LOC129745746 gene encoding WW domain-binding protein 11-like codes for MGRRSINTTKSGKYMNPTDQARKEARKKELKKNKKQRQMVRAAVLKGKDPAQIIEEMEKIDEMEYNVYQPSPLNEKVLKEKRKKLKETLDRVMRMYQADDPDLWGELKRKEVDYEKRRNKRIQYYESVRHAEQVQVDDIPLPSANETPTPLSIPRIPIPPTIQAVVPPIKPMPPPVLKKPVENPVEPQEIVDDDDDIPGCPPGPPPDIFCMPELDFDLEEFRSETQKSVKFFDDADSRDNSEDSDEEKPKQPSSVQQKMLAISGQNLDEFMKEMETVQKKKDVPEIANIPMPSKPTVILPNPAPHPSDTTVKFVPMPTLPMPGPAPIQPALMIRPPPLRPGIPGMPGLRMPPRPPPGIPPRLGGIRMPPGPPAGPPPKHIQQQHMRNMMQQQQKDPKSATISAKPQIRNLSADVTRFVPSALRSKKDDNTKRSQQGHSGQHHQQHQQQYQQHPHHHQQLQQHHHHHYAPQHHHQQAQHGHLHSQQTGRHGGAAGAGGQQSEPSKPTKDDAYMQFMREMEGLL; via the exons ATGGGACGACGCTCGATCAACACCACCAAGAGTGGTAAGTATATGAACCCGACGGATCAGGCCCGGAAGGAAGCTCGCAAGAAGGAgctgaagaaaaacaaaaaacaacggCAGATGGTCCGGGCGGCCGTCCTCAAGGGTAAAGATCCGGCTCAGATAATCGAAGAAATGGAGAAGATCGACGAGATGGAATACAACGTCTATCAGCCTTCTCCGCTGAACGAAAAG gttcttaaagaaaaaaggaagaaacTTAAGGAAACGCTGGATCGTGTCATGCGAATGTACCAGGCCGATGATCCGGATTTGTGGGGCGAGCTGAAGCGTAAGGAAGTCGATTACGAAAAACGTCGTAATAAGCGGATCCAGTATTACGAGAGCGTGCGCCATGCCGAACAGGTCCAGGTGGACGATATCCCACTGCCTTCGGCCAACGAAACTCCAACGCCGCTGTCTATACCGAGAATACCCATTCCGCCAACCATCCAGGCAGTTGTTCCACCGATAAAACCGATGCCACCGCCTGTATTGAAGAAACCGGTGGAAAATCCAGTCGAACCACAGGAAATTGTCGACGATGATGACGATATTCCCGGTTGCCCGCCGGGTCCTCCGCCTGATATATTCTGCATGCCAGAGCTTGATTTTGATTTGGAGGAATTCCGAAGCGAGACTCAAAAGAGCGTTAAATTCTTCGATGATGCCGATTCGCGTGACAATTCCGAGGATTCggatgaagaaaaacctaaacaGCCCAGCTCTGTCCAGCAGAAGATGTTGGCCATTTCTGGCCAGAACTTGGATGAATTCATGAAAGAAATGGAAACGGTTCAGAAGAAAAAAGACGTGCCAGAAATCGCAAATATTCCGATGCCGTCTAAGCCGACAGTTATCTTGCCAAATCCGGCACCTCATCCTTCGGATACAACCGTTAAATTTGTGCCAATGCCCACGCTACCCATGCCTGGACCGGCACCCATTCAACCCGCCCTTATGATAAGACCACCTCCTCTGCGCCCTGGAATTCCCGGAATGCCAGGCTTGCGAATGCCTCCTAGACCTCCTCCAGGAATTCCCCCACGATTGGGCGGCATTCGAATGCCTCCGGGACCCCCAGCCGGTCCACCTCCCAAACATATTCAGCAGCAGCACATGAGAAATATGATGCAACAACAGCAGAAAGATCCCAAAAGTGCAACCATTTCGGCCAAACCGCAAATCCGAAATCTCAGCGCCGATGTCACCCGCTTTGTGCCGAGTGCTCTCAGATCCAAGAAAGACGATAACACAAAACGATCGCAACAGGGACACTCGGGACAGCACCATCAACAGCATCAGCAACAGTACCAGCAGCATCCTCACCATCATCAACAACTtcagcagcatcatcatcatcactatGCACCTCAACACCACCACCAGCAGGCTCAGCATGGTCACCTCCACTCGCAGCAAACTGGAAGGCACGGGGGAGCAGCAGGAGCCGGCGGCCAACAATCGGAACCCAGCAAACCGACCAAAGACGACGCCTACATGCAGTTTATGCGGGAAATGGAAGGATTACTGTAG